The DNA segment gaaactagggttttcttagtttccttatttaaacggaaatcgacagtgcgaatttcggttcccacatggTGCGGTTCAAAGTGTTACCATTTCAAAGCCTTAGAATATTGCAGTTTGTTTTCATGCAATccattatataattttgttatgaTATCCGGGTTCGCACCAAAAAAAATGCATTAACATATATGTTATTTCatccactatttttttttgtaatttaaagcaAGACACTGAAAAAACTGGCATTGAAACCCTCACTGATTTAGTAAGTGTCCGCTTTTCCAGTATATGACATAAACTTTGTGCTCCAGTTTGATCCTAGTTGACAAACCttgtttaaaatgttttcaaacatTTCTTTCTTTAATGTTCAAATTGTTTCAACAGCCCTATCTATTTATCATCTCGTCCATGATATATATTCCATGATTTGGAATATTCAAAATGTCCTTAAGTTGTAGCTGTAGCACCATGTGTATTTGAGCCGATAGTGATTATGGATCTGGATGGATTAATTTTTGATCTGATGCAAGCTCATGTTCTTTGAGAATTTCTTCAGTTTCTCTGCTTTTCCTAGTATTTGCTTGACAAAAAAAGAGAATCATCTGCAAAGAGGAGTCATGAGATAGGAGAGAATCCATAACcatttaatttcctttttcagaCCAAATGTTATCTGCAATTAGATTAATCAAAACATTTGCACTTATTATATGGAGGTACAAAGATAAGGGGTAACCTGTCAGAGACCCTTTGTAGCCTTATACCTTCTTGTACATTTCCATATATAATAACTCGATATTCTATAGACTTCACAGTTTTCATAATCTATTTGTTCAAATGTCCATTGAGACTGAAGGCTCTTAATGTTAATTCTAAAAAATCTCATTCTTTCGTGATGCATGTCTTTATTACCATTTCATTATGTGAAACTCGTTTCTTTGATTTTAACGAGTGCATTAGGTCAAGCACAATTAGGATGTTATGAAGGCACTTTGAGATTCAGATATTCTCTTATTAATTGTGGAAGTGACTTAAATCTCTGTGTACCATTAAAAGATCACATTCGTTTAGTACAATATGCCTTTTGGATTATGAAAAGTAtctttagtaaaataaaaatgttttcctATAGAAAAAGAGGCTAGTATAAATACGGGTTAAATGattgaaattataattttcacaCAATCAATATAGATATTCTAAATGGGTATTTTTCTCAATCATACTTTTTCTCTTACTTCCGTCGAAGTTAATTTCTCTTATGTGCACAACAATTTTCTCAAGAAAAACTTTTATCTTCTTTACtaattttttgaaacattttgtAAATCATATTGCACAAACCGGTGGACCTATAATCATATAATGTTGCTGGCTTAGCTATTTTAGGAtcatacaaatttttttatggttggTTCCATTTTTCATATATGATGTATCAAGTGTTTTAGCTTCACAAATCACatcttttcaaataatattccTACCTAACTAATACAAATGAGTTGTTAAGGCATCAGGTCCCATATATGTATCCTCACATATATATTTCATGATTGTCTCTGCTATTTTTGTTGCATTCAccatttttcattaatttggcATTTATTTCTCTTTAACGAACGGTTTGAACAAGTTCTAAATTGATATTTCAcagttaaagaaaaaataaaaaataataataacttttATCTTATTGtttgttattataaaatttgccattctgattttaattaaaatcaggACGTCCAAGATAATTATTTTGGTTGTGCTATTTTGGGCTTTTAAAAGCTATGGCAAGATTGTACCATGGTTTGTTATGGGCAATGCAAGAATCACTTAATCTATCGAACATGGAATATTAAAATTCAAAGAGAGCACTAGAAACATTATGACTCTAAAACTTTTACTCAGAGTAACAATTATATTTGACAAagaaataagattttttatcaaattaatattttaaataaaattacttcTAGTAGTCTgacctttatatttttttacctttttcatAAGAATGCAACTTTGACTGTTCCGAGGATCATGGTTGTTTATAGAGAAGTTatccataagaaaaaaatccaGTTTGTAACTTTTTTAGCAGTATAAGTAATCTAGCCACACAATGATGGTCTAATAACATGTGAGTTTTAGATTGATAAGCAATTTTTCAAAGGCCCTTAACAATACTCGATCGTGTGGCCACACAAATATGTGCTTCTTACTTACAATTCATTTGAATACCGGAAAGAAGGTATATATGTGGATTACATTTTTCTTTGGAAATTAATTTGAGCCCCCTCAATAACTTCGGGATACTCTAGATTAAAAAGTATGTAATCGTTTACATTCGTACAAATCTTCTACTATATAACAATTCTATATAagaaaatgttatttatttatattattcaaaaacTGAAATGCTATTATTGTACattaagagaaagaaaaaaatacattcaaCCATACTTTATACAGAAAGATATCATCAATTGTCAACCTcacaattttaatttaatttagtaaaattgtaatatatatatatacaataatatatgaggtgtttttatttttgcttcaGAAGTCAGAAAAGATTTAGGATTTTCCATAAAAGAAAGAAttataaaaaggaaattattcaaaaaaatgttGGAATACAGGGTTTGGAGATGAATGATGAATCATCCGTGATGATCCAAGGGTCATGATCTATCAGTTAAACGAAGCCTTGATACTCTTTCTATCAGAAGGTATATTACTTTCAATCTCATTAACAAGAGATATGACCGAGGAagtatattatagaaaaaaaagattgcACATCTTGACCAATTTGACTGGAAAATCATCTATTTAAACTTAGTATACAACAAAGATCATTTCACCACCACcataaaaaatctaagaaatatCATGGcttattcttcttctctttttccttctcCATTTTTCTCAACTGATTCTTCTTTATTTGAAGTGGAGGTAACTCGAGACGAGTTCCATTCTTTCCACAAAATCGACAGAGACTTGTTCACTCGCCTCGTCTTTGTTCTAAAACGAGACATGAACCAATCGTCTCAAGTGATTGCGTTTCTCCTCGTGGTCGAGCAACTTGGCTTCGCACGCAACTTGGTCGCGTGTCTTGTCTCATCACAAGACATGTTAATCGATGCGGTGGCCAACGAAGTCGGTGTGTGTCTAAGTATCTTATACAACCAAAACTACTCAAGCTTCGTCCTCCTTAACCACAACAACAATGATGAGGTGGTTATTCCTTTTCTCAAAGGTGTAACTAATAGTAATCTCACTCTCAGTTACATCATTCAGTACCGCGACACTATTCTCGTTAGAGTGACAAAAAATTTGAACGATGTCTGCAACCGAGCTTTCGACGATATATACGAGAAGGGCTACAAGGAGCAACGGCTGGCGTTAGAGAGGGCAAAAGTCattgaggagatgaagaagatccGGTTGGGTGCTCCACAACAAACCCCTACTAGGTTTAGTGTTCAACACCAAACCCCTAGCTGGAGGAATGTTCAACAACAGATCCCTCGTAGGTCGAATGTTCAACAACGAACCTCTATTAGGTCGAGTGTTCGACGATCAACCCCTCTAAATGTGAGTGCTCCACAAGAATGGGTTCCTTCTCCAGCTGTTGAAGAAAAAGCAAAGGCGGCCGTGACGGAGACAAAGGGGGCGGACAACAAGGAGGACGAGGAAGAGGTGACGCCGGCGGATGATAGGACGGTGTTTCTGACGTTTTCCAAAGGATATCCAATTTCTGAATCGGAGGTTAGAGTTCACTTCACGAGGAAGTTTGGAGAAGTGATAGAATCCATAGTGATGCAAGAAGTGCAAGAGAATGAGCAGCCCTTGTTTGCGAGGATGGTGTTGAAGATGGAATATGCGTCCAAGATTGAAGAGATCGTGACTCCAATGAACAAAAACAAGTTCACTATTGATGGAAAACATGTTTGTGTTCGCAAGTTCTTTCCTGACCCCTCCTCCTCGCATGTTTGACCGTCTTCTGGAGTTTTATAAGTTGTGTTTTGCTTCTGAATAAAAAATGGTGTTTGTTCTTTATTACTACATTGTAATTCTTTAGTGGCAAGATGGATTACCTATTTATAATATATCTTTCGTTTTAAAtgtcatttttttctattagataatacaattttaaaacCTGAAGTGCCGCACCCAAGGAGCAAAAGACTTTTTTTTCCTCGGTTGTAAAAATTCAGAATAAAtagttaaattaaattactgataTAGTGATATAGAATTAGAATATTAGTAATTAAATTAGAATCTTAACATTAATGacatttataaatttgataaaaaatatcacaatatcagatttttcaattttacaaaataaaacttttcTTGGACCaaagtttaaaattaattacgataaaattatatgtaaggTAACAAACGCCTCTCATAAAATTATCATTATCAAACAAAATTTAGGTTGTACCTATTTCGTAGTAcgatactgtttttttttatgaaaataaatttcaacATGTAGAAAAAAGAGATACGGACTAACATGAATagacaacaaaaacaaacaaacaaacaaatagtAGCCATTGGAATTATTTTGCAAGGAATTTATTCATTATTACTGGAAAGTGTCGGATTTTGAAATGTAAAATGCATCATATAATTTGGCGTATGTAGTTCGTACAGAagaataataaatcaaatattgATCAGACGGGTACCAAATATGGTATTCACGATCAAAGCTTGATCTTAAGATTCATACAAGAAAAGAATAAACCAAAGCTATTAGATGGTACTACGAAGACAATACTACTTCTGTAGGCAAAAATATCGATGAACTCTAGTTAAATCCCACCATTATGTCTTTTTGCAAAGATAAAAGCATGAGTTCTGTATTGTGTTTACCCAAGAATTTTGATGAATCATATAACTCTGTTCTTGTATTTCAACATGTACAAACCAATTAACCCTAATTAAAACCCCTTACCAATCCTTTAGTTTCAGCTATGACAATTTGACTTTTGATACAGTAGGCATACAGTAGGCTACAGATGTTCGGTACAACTTGTAATAGTGTTTAAAACATGGTTGTGAAATCTTTCCAGAGTGCTCTTCTGCTGCATCTGTGGAGTTGACAGAGACAAGAGCCAATGCGACAATACAAGAAAGAATTACCGCAATCGGTGGATATGTGGAAATAATGGAGAAAGGAGTCTTCAGGTTGAAGAGTGGAGGTAGAAGCGTGGGAAGTCCAATGCTGCAACTAATTGCTATTATTTATGGAGAACATGCGATGAAAGGAAAGCTCTAGAAGCATATATGGAGGATAAACCTTCAATTCATCCTCTTAAAGGCAAGAAATATGCTCGTCTTCTACATACCATTCTCAATCAACCAGTGCTCATGGTATTGTTGTTACTCTCAAACACACCACATGAGTAATGATGATATTGCTTGGAATTGTCAAAAGTTAGAAATACCTCTGATAATTCTACATCTGAAGGATATTAGGAGAGTTCAAAATTCTGATGTTATGCTTCTCATATAAATCATGAATGTAGATAAGTGTGTATATAAGGTAGGAAAAGAACtaagtttgacaaaaaaaaaaaaaaaagaactaaaaagAACTAAAAATATTCTCACTCTGTTGTAGTATCTGCTAAGGAGGGGAAATGGTGGACTAGCCATCTATATAAATGATGAGGTCAAGATTCATTTTGGAAAATCCTTCTTTCTATTGTTCAAACATATATGTAAAAGATGGCAGAAATACTTTTTGACATGTATGTTGAATTATCGTCAGGCTCATTGGCGAAAACTTATATATTTGCTGCTACTCGAGTTTATCAGCAAAACCTCAACTAATATTTCAGGACTTCAATGATATTAAAGGCAATTATGAGAAGGAGTTAAGAGTTATCAGGTCATAAGCCTCATTTTCCTTATTTAATCATATGTTGTTGTTATCCGGGCTTCATGATTCAAAACAATATAGGGAAGATTTACTTGTATTGGTAATaaatataagtttaaaattaaatctcAGATTTATAAAGCAGTGGCTAATTAGGACTGCATTGATATGTAATCATCTGCTTGTATTTATCAACCATCCTGGATTGGTTCTGATAATAGGCCATTATTTATTAGTACTTATTCATTTAAATATagtgaaaaaaaatgtttagatataataatagatagatGCTGCAACACGAGGTAAAACAAGTGATATATgatgtttgaagtcaagaatgTATTAATCtacatctaataatatatatcatgGTTTTATGGAATTTGTCCATGTTATAAGTCCTTATTTAGATTCTTTATATGATTTTCGAGTTGGTTTTAGAACTTTTGCAGGTTCAGGTACGAtttggtgcattttggagaTTCAAGAGATATTTGGATCATGAAGAGAACTGAAGCTGAAAAGTTAAAGTCGGAGTCGATCTGTCACTATGGTGTTGATCAACACTCAGTTTGGTATCGGTCGGCACCCGTCTCAAGTTAACAAACTGACATGTTTTAATGATGTTTCAAAAATTACACAAAACCCAAAAGTTTTCCTTATTTGAAGAGAAGATTCTAATCGTATTTTTACCTATATTATGTTTTCTTAAGCCACTTTTTAGGCGACCCCGAATTAAATTATAGAGTGATTTGAATAGAAAGATCAGCACTCATTCAaagattgatttgaaacttcagaatttctattttatctTAATACAATTTATCCAGACTCATTTATGCGTTCTTTGATCTTGTCTGACTAATCACCCTGTTATATTTAGAGATTTCTAAGATTTAGGATTAATTGCTAAGTTGATAGAATTACTACGGGTATCTATAAATTTCTTCGTAACTGATAGATATCACTCAAATTGCCCTAacgagtgaattactctctcaaataaaaggttcagatgtagtacttaaggatcaaatccacagagactctaggattacacagtAGATTTATAGTCTTCTAAATAAAGCTAGATTAATAGGTTATAAGCAGTAAATGAATTGGTGAGCAAGGCAATTGCTCGATTGGTTTGATTTAAGGTTGTTAACAATTGGGGAAATAGCTAGATTCATGTATCTTCTTAGGTATGACGAGTAAGCAACTTAATTTGGGGTTTTAGGGGTAGTATTAATTGTTCTCGAACTCAAACTTAGGTAATATCAAATAGATTTTCAATATCTAGATCTCAGATTTCAACCTTTGTATAttaatcacgagaaagtgtTGATTGAGTATTCTTaaagaatatcgatcgatacacctttcaaaatattgaTCGACACAACGATTGTCGCGTCGATCGACGCTTCTTCCAGAAAGTTTTATGAGCTTTCTCTAATTTACTAGACCAACTTTCGTGTGTATCGCTTTACGAGCTTTCTCTAATTTACTAGATCAACTTTCGtgtgtatctagtcagttagatcatactagtttagtttcaggtattgagtcaagctATGGCTTGTCTCAATTAATCCTAGGATCCAAgttaaagggtgatcaatcgTAAACTTAGCAttaagaacaactagatgaaaaactatattttaaacacCTAGCAATAGTTTAGTTagcaatatatatatcaatcttATGAGAAACTTAAATCTAACACTAAGAcaactcagacatattcataagaaacatggttatgatggtctgaataatacttaagtAAAACAATAGTAAgagaaacaataaacaaagtaAAGAAAGCAAGGGAGTTCATGATCTTCTCTGTTATGCATtttagatctctctctccaatcttAAGCTCCCTCTTCAATGGTGGAATGGGTTGCTCCTCTCCAAACTACGTCTaaaaggtctctaggcaagtctTCCTCTCAAATGATACACGTAATaatatagcctaacaggcggccatatacttaaaatgtaaatattaggACTTCTGTGAAACTTGCAATCTTCTAATTAGTCATTAACTCGGATGGCtccgctgtcgatcgatggtaacaACTCACCGTCAACCGATTATTCCTGGTGATCGTCAGTCGACATTCTGGCTCAGTAATCGACTCTTTCTATGTTTCTA comes from the Brassica napus cultivar Da-Ae chromosome A7, Da-Ae, whole genome shotgun sequence genome and includes:
- the LOC125576691 gene encoding uncharacterized protein LOC125576691, translated to MAYSSSLFPSPFFSTDSSLFEVEVTRDEFHSFHKIDRDLFTRLVFVLKRDMNQSSQVIAFLLVVEQLGFARNLVACLVSSQDMLIDAVANEVGVCLSILYNQNYSSFVLLNHNNNDEVVIPFLKGVTNSNLTLSYIIQYRDTILVRVTKNLNDVCNRAFDDIYEKGYKEQRLALERAKVIEEMKKIRLGAPQQTPTRFSVQHQTPSWRNVQQQIPRRSNVQQRTSIRSSVRRSTPLNVSAPQEWVPSPAVEEKAKAAVTETKGADNKEDEEEVTPADDRTVFLTFSKGYPISESEVRVHFTRKFGEVIESIVMQEVQENEQPLFARMVLKMEYASKIEEIVTPMNKNKFTIDGKHVCVRKFFPDPSSSHV